A window of Fragaria vesca subsp. vesca linkage group LG7, FraVesHawaii_1.0, whole genome shotgun sequence contains these coding sequences:
- the LOC101301326 gene encoding light-mediated development protein DET1-like: MFRSHNVVTRIFDRQISSPPPGAAVHYARRFYENLVPNFTIYEVDCPDHLFRKFTDDGQYLICFSRNHQKLIVYRPTWLSYSCKGDCASSCDLPPKARRFESFFKQLYSVSLPSSSNELICKDFFLYMESNRYGLFATSTAQSPEPTPVGGGALLSVPSIETITFHLLRLEDGVVLDQRSFHHDFINLAHNSGAFLYDDLLAIVSLRYQTLHILQIRDSGNLVDVRAIGTYCREDDELFLNSHLQVSHIYFKPLNINETTVGCFHSGLKQRLLSFIFRGMWNEETDPTLRVQGLKKKFYFHFQDYVDLIIWKVQFLDRHHLLIKFGSVEGQVSRNTDLHPAFFAVYNMETTEIVAFYQNSADELYLLFEQFYDHFQATSRNSYTMNFVSSHSNNMHAREQLRCVKNKASSSLQFVKKMLASLPSNCQSQSPSPYFDQSLFRFDEKLISATDRHRQSTDHPIKFILRRQPYTLKFKIKPGPEAGCIDSRTKKISSFLFHPFLPLALSIQHTLYLQPAVVNIHFRR; encoded by the exons ATGTTCAGAAGCCACAATGTTGTCACCAGAATCTTCGACCGCCAAATCTCATCTCCTCCTCCCGGCGCTGCT GTTCACTATGCTAGGCGGTTTTACGAGAATTTAGTACCGAATTTCACTATATATGAAGTTGATTGCCCGGACCATCTGTTCCGGAAATTCACCGACGACGGTCAGTACCTCATATGTTTCAGTAGAAATCATCAGAAGTTGATTGTTTACAGACCTACCTGGCTTTCCTATTCCTGCAAAGGAGACTGCGCTAGTTCTTGTGATCTTCCTCCCAAAGCCAGGAGGTTCGAGAGCTTCTTTAAACAGCTCTACAGTGTCTCTCTCCCTTCTAGTAGTAATGAGCTTATTTGCAAGGACTTCTTTCTTTACATGGAGAGTAACCGCTACGGGCTATTCGCTACTTCCACTGCTCAGAGTCCTGAACCAACGCCTGTTGGAGGAGGCGCTTTACTCAGTGTCCCATCAATAGAGACCATCACCTTTCACCTCCTGAG ATTGGAAGATGGAGTTGTACTGGATCAGAGGTCCTTTCACCATGATTTTATCAACCTCGCCCATAATTCGGGTGCCTTTTTGTATGATGATTTGCTGGCTATTGTGTCCCTTCGCTACCAAACACTACACATTCTGCAAATCAGAGACTCCGGCAACCTTGTTGATGTGCGAGCAATTGGGACATATTGTCGTGAAGATGACGAGCTTTTTCTCAACTCACACCTGCAGGTTAGCCACATATATTTCAAGCCTTTG AATATTAATGAAACAACAGTCGGTTGCTTTCATAGTGGCCTCAAACAGCGGTTGCTTTCTTTCATATTTAGAGGAATGTGGAATGAAGAAACGGATCCGACATTG AGGGTCCAAGGCCTGAAGAAGAAGTTCTATTTCCATTTCCAAGACTATGTTGACTTGATTATCTGGAAG GTACAATTCTTGGACCGGCACCACCTGCTAATAAAGTTTGGTAGTGTAGAGGGA CAGGTATCACGTAATACTGATCTCCACCCAGCCTTTTTTGCGGTATATAACATGGAGACGACGGAAATTGTAGCTTTTTATCAG AATTCAGCAGATGAGCTTTATCTCTTGTTTGAGCAGTTCTATGATCACTTCCAAGCAACATCGAGAAATTCATATACAATGAATTTCGTGTCATCTCACTCAAATAACATGCATGCTCGGGAGCAACTGAGATGTGTCAAAAATAAAGCAAGTAGTTCTTTGCAG TTTGTGAAGAAGATGCTAGCTTCTTTGCCTTCTAATTGTCAATCGCAGAGTCCTTCTCCCTACTTTGATCAATCTCTTTTTCGATTTGATGAAAAG TTAATTTCTGCAACTGATCGGCATAGGCAGTCAACAGATCATCCTATCAAGTTCATCTTAAGAAGGCAACCATATACCCTCAAATTTAAGATTAAACCAG GTCCAGAAGCTGGTTGCATAGACAGCAGGACGAAAAAGATATCTTCATTCCTCTTTCATCCATTTTTGCCTCTTGCTCTCTCCATTCAGCATACCTTATACTTGCAGCCAGCAGTTGTGAACATTCACTTCCGGAGATAA